One genomic region from Macaca mulatta isolate MMU2019108-1 chromosome 20, T2T-MMU8v2.0, whole genome shotgun sequence encodes:
- the ZG16 gene encoding zymogen granule membrane protein 16 produces MLTVALLALLCASASANAIQARSSSYSGEYGGGGGKRFSHSGNQLDGPITALRVRVNNYYIVGLQVRYGKVWSDYVGGRSGDLEEIFLHPGESVIQVSGKYKGYLKKVVFVTDKGRYLAFGKDSGTSFNAVPLHPNTVLRFISGRSGSVIDAIGLHWDVYPSICSSC; encoded by the exons ATGTTGACAGTCGCTCTCCTAgcccttctctgtgcctcagcctctgccaaTGCCA TTCAGGCCAGGTCTTCCTCCTATAGTGGAGAGTATGGAGGTGGTGGCGGAAAGCGATTCTCTCATTCTGGCAACCAGTTGGACGGCCCCATCACCGCCCTCCGGGTCCGAGTCAACAACTACTACATCGTAGG TCTCCAGGTGCGCTATGGCAAAGTGTGGAGTGACTATGTGGGTGGCCGCAGTGGAGACCTGGAGGAGATCTTTCTGCACCCTGGGGAATCAGTGATCCAGGTTTCCGGGAAGTACAAGGGGTACCTGAAGAAGGTGGTCTTTGTGACAGACAAGGGCCGCTATCTGGCTTTTGGGAAAGACAGCGGCACAAGTTTCAATGCTGTCCCCTTGCACCCCAACACCGTGCTCCGCTTCATCAGTGGCCGGTCTGGTTCCGTCATTGATGCCATTGGCCTGCACTGGGATGTTTACCCCAGTATCTGCAGCAGCTGCTGA